The following coding sequences lie in one Arachis ipaensis cultivar K30076 chromosome B03, Araip1.1, whole genome shotgun sequence genomic window:
- the LOC107634142 gene encoding uncharacterized protein LOC107634142 yields METAILGSSLTGQQMVWNSKQFDIGLMVWKDPRHGHWWLEFGSGLLVGYWPATMFSHLRSHASMVQFGGEIVNSRSRGYHTGTQMGSGHFAGEGFRKAAYFRNLQIVDWDNNLLPLSNIHQLADHSNCYDIRQGSNNVWGHYFYYGGPGRNVRCP; encoded by the exons ATGGAGACAGCAATCCTAGGTTCTTCACTTACTGGACA ACAGATGGTTTGGAATAGCAAACAATTTGATATTGGCCTAATGGTTTGGAAG GACCCAAGACATGGACACTGGTGGCTGGAATTTGGTTCAGGATTATTAGTTGGTTACTGGCCAGCAACCATGTTTAGCCACTTAAGAAGCCATGCAAGCATGGTTCAATTTGGTGGAGAAATTGTGAACTCTCGTTCAAGGGGTTACCACACTGGAACTCAGATGGGGAGTGGCCACTTTGCTGGTGAAGGTTTTAGAAAAGCAGCATATTTTAGGAACTTGCAAATTGTTGATTGGGATAACAACTTGCTACCTCTCTCAAACATTCACCAATTAGCAGATCATTCTAATTGCTATGACattaggcaaggaagcaacaatgTTTGGGGACATTACTTTTACTATGGAGGTCCCGGACGAAATGTCCGATGTCCTTGA